Proteins encoded by one window of Companilactobacillus ginsenosidimutans:
- the pgsA gene encoding CDP-diacylglycerol--glycerol-3-phosphate 3-phosphatidyltransferase has translation MEWNLPNKLTMFRIILIPVFIIVLAFSWTSWGDIYVLDDLIPVNHVVAAFVFIIASLTDLADGKIARKNKIVTNFGKFADPLADKMLTMTAFVFLVGLKMAPAWVIAIIVCRELAVTGLRMLIQEDGGKVMQAQMPGKIKTTTQMIAIIFLLLHNIFFSAINFPIGEIFLYICLFFTLYSGADYFIQSRDIFKK, from the coding sequence ATGGAGTGGAACTTACCAAATAAGTTAACAATGTTTAGAATCATCTTGATACCTGTTTTTATTATTGTCTTAGCATTCAGCTGGACTAGTTGGGGCGACATTTATGTCCTTGACGATCTGATTCCTGTAAACCATGTTGTAGCTGCATTTGTATTCATAATCGCATCTTTGACAGATTTAGCAGATGGAAAGATTGCTAGAAAAAATAAAATTGTGACAAACTTTGGTAAGTTTGCCGATCCACTGGCTGACAAAATGTTGACAATGACAGCATTTGTTTTTCTTGTTGGTTTAAAAATGGCACCAGCTTGGGTAATCGCAATTATTGTTTGTCGTGAGTTAGCAGTTACAGGATTGAGAATGTTGATCCAAGAAGATGGCGGAAAAGTTATGCAAGCTCAAATGCCTGGTAAGATTAAAACAACGACTCAAATGATTGCTATTATTTTCTTATTACTACACAATATCTTCTTCTCAGCAATCAATTTCCCAATTGGAGAGATTTTCCTATATATTTGCTTATTCTTTACTTTGTATTCTGGTGCAGATTATTTTATTCAAAGCAGAGACATATTTAAAAAATAA
- a CDS encoding nicotinamide-nucleotide amidohydrolase family protein, translating into MDKEIFENFRENIEAADFENGIPEEYKNIPAETVEKLLADKKTITAAESVTAGLFQATIADVPHASDTFEGGYITYSDAMKEKMLSIPSKVINIHTVVSAPVAQQMAESTAVILGKDIGVGITGVAGPDPLEGSPVGTVFIGVYTKSENVVQVKEFHFEGSRNAVREKAVISAFVLVSKIA; encoded by the coding sequence ATGGATAAAGAAATTTTTGAGAACTTTCGCGAAAACATTGAAGCAGCTGATTTTGAAAATGGAATTCCTGAGGAATACAAAAATATTCCTGCGGAGACAGTTGAAAAATTGTTAGCTGATAAAAAGACAATTACTGCGGCAGAGTCAGTTACCGCTGGTCTTTTTCAGGCAACAATTGCCGACGTTCCTCATGCATCTGATACATTTGAAGGTGGCTATATTACCTATTCTGACGCGATGAAGGAGAAAATGCTTAGCATTCCTTCAAAGGTTATTAATATTCATACTGTTGTAAGTGCACCCGTAGCTCAACAAATGGCTGAATCGACAGCTGTTATTTTGGGCAAGGATATCGGAGTTGGTATCACAGGTGTAGCCGGACCTGATCCACTTGAAGGAAGTCCTGTAGGAACAGTATTTATTGGTGTATATACAAAATCTGAAAATGTTGTTCAAGTTAAAGAGTTCCATTTTGAAGGAAGTCGAAATGCGGTTCGCGAAAAAGCCGTTATTTCTGCCTTTGTACTCGTTAGCAAGATTGCATAG
- a CDS encoding helix-turn-helix domain-containing protein → MDEIGQKLRNARIKKGYTIDDLQQVTKIQKRYLIAIEEGQFDHLPGDFYVRAFIKQYCEAVGLSSDELLDEYKAEIPDSQPHETVQTEETTKKRSISENSNSFFSNLRNYVPQIIVGVVVIVIIGVIIFGMIHRSQSSSEVTIPKDNSAQTSTKKSSSNSSKSTTKKKAAKKSTEISVKETDTKGTYTVKNLPADKDFDVTVSATSGQAWIQFSEGSSDTVWQQAISAGDKKSTNVPATTKTFAVHTGNINNTKVEVAGKTVDLGSTASNSSIVRTLTFNVE, encoded by the coding sequence ATGGACGAAATTGGCCAAAAGTTAAGGAATGCCCGTATTAAAAAGGGTTATACAATTGATGACTTACAACAAGTCACAAAGATTCAAAAGAGATATTTAATTGCCATTGAAGAGGGTCAATTTGATCACCTCCCCGGTGATTTTTATGTCCGTGCATTTATTAAACAATATTGTGAAGCTGTAGGGCTTTCAAGTGATGAATTGTTAGATGAGTACAAAGCGGAGATTCCAGATTCTCAACCTCATGAAACAGTTCAAACAGAAGAAACAACTAAGAAGAGATCAATCTCAGAGAATTCAAATTCATTCTTTTCAAATTTGCGTAACTACGTTCCACAAATCATAGTTGGTGTTGTAGTAATTGTGATTATCGGAGTAATTATCTTCGGTATGATTCACAGAAGTCAAAGTTCTTCTGAAGTTACGATTCCTAAGGACAATAGTGCTCAAACTTCAACTAAAAAGTCATCTTCAAATAGCAGTAAGTCTACTACAAAGAAGAAAGCTGCTAAAAAGAGTACTGAAATTAGTGTCAAAGAAACAGATACAAAAGGAACATATACAGTTAAAAACTTACCAGCTGATAAAGATTTCGATGTAACAGTTTCAGCTACGAGTGGACAAGCTTGGATTCAATTCTCAGAAGGTTCAAGTGATACTGTTTGGCAACAAGCTATTAGCGCTGGCGACAAGAAATCAACAAATGTCCCAGCAACTACTAAGACGTTTGCTGTACATACCGGTAATATAAATAATACTAAGGTTGAAGTTGCCGGTAAGACCGTTGATTTAGGCTCAACTGCAAGTAATTCTTCGATTGTAAGAACCCTAACATTCAACGTGGAATAA
- the ymfI gene encoding elongation factor P 5-aminopentanone reductase, giving the protein MYALIMGSSGDIGASTAKNLASKGWSLYLHYNKNRSRIGKLYDELRNEYPKQDFIPVQYDMESDDVSKLTSQIFGLDAIIFAQGNTYYKLLVDIDEQEIDSLWNIHIKQPILILKELQDKLATKHHGRIVFIGSIYGKIGSAMEVVYSTVKGAMTSFADAYAKEVASLGISVNVVAPGAVDTKMNNEFSSEDLEAVREEIPANRLANSDEIADLVAYLVQIKSNYLTGQTIYFAGGWLL; this is encoded by the coding sequence ATGTATGCATTGATAATGGGAAGTTCCGGAGATATTGGAGCCAGCACAGCTAAAAATTTAGCATCAAAGGGTTGGTCACTTTATCTGCATTATAATAAGAATCGTAGTCGTATTGGAAAGTTGTATGATGAACTGAGAAATGAATATCCGAAGCAAGATTTTATTCCTGTTCAATACGATATGGAGTCTGATGATGTTTCTAAGTTGACTTCACAAATATTTGGACTGGATGCAATAATTTTTGCTCAAGGGAATACATACTACAAACTCTTGGTTGACATTGATGAACAAGAGATTGATTCATTATGGAATATTCATATTAAACAACCTATTTTGATACTTAAAGAGTTGCAGGATAAACTGGCAACTAAGCATCATGGTCGAATTGTGTTTATTGGCTCAATATATGGGAAAATTGGCTCGGCGATGGAAGTTGTCTACAGCACTGTTAAAGGTGCGATGACCTCATTTGCGGATGCATATGCCAAGGAGGTTGCTTCATTAGGAATCTCGGTAAATGTCGTTGCTCCTGGAGCTGTCGATACAAAAATGAACAATGAGTTTTCAAGTGAAGACCTAGAAGCTGTTCGTGAGGAAATCCCTGCCAACCGTCTTGCTAACTCAGATGAGATAGCAGACTTGGTTGCTTATTTAGTACAAATAAAGTCAAATTATTTAACCGGTCAAACGATTTATTTTGCAGGTGGATGGTTATTGTAA
- the yfmF gene encoding EF-P 5-aminopentanol modification-associated protein YfmF — protein MREVLAKNVVLNVKQLNQFRTIKIQIDFLRPINKDESTKRRLLANVLSNSTEKYPSFKAINDREMELYGSEISAYTRPLLNFNDMGFSIEFADPSFLIGDTKQVENNLDLLGEVIFHPNLKNDHEFDQIAFDVEKRNMLSNLDAIVDNQDLVSALELAKLIHHAYPNKQVPIFGDANQLQDLTNAELLNYYQDVIKNDFVLINVVGNVDPKSFSELMKKEFNKRLLVQERNDLKIEFENFDDLVKNPANRSDSKKVNQSRLAMAYVSEKLEKGYSHLAPQAMNLIFGGDDQSQLFQQVREKNSLAYSVSSTYQPNNHLMIVTAGLDGDAMDKAISLIDDQLKFIKDGKFTDEQVEHAKKVLFTRREISSDSIQHYIMRSIWECVYPKAMMGDEEYKQELARIDRKHIISVANNMHLIAQYKLMGE, from the coding sequence TTGAGAGAAGTTTTAGCAAAGAATGTCGTCTTAAATGTCAAACAACTTAACCAATTTCGTACAATTAAAATTCAAATAGATTTTTTACGTCCCATCAATAAGGATGAATCCACTAAACGACGTTTATTGGCAAATGTTTTGAGTAATTCGACTGAAAAATATCCTAGTTTCAAAGCAATTAATGACCGTGAAATGGAATTATACGGATCAGAAATAAGTGCCTATACTAGACCATTACTCAATTTTAACGATATGGGATTTAGTATTGAGTTTGCTGATCCAAGCTTTTTGATTGGTGATACAAAGCAAGTTGAAAATAATTTAGATTTGTTAGGTGAAGTGATTTTTCATCCTAATTTGAAAAATGACCATGAATTCGATCAAATCGCATTTGACGTTGAAAAGCGAAACATGCTTTCAAACTTGGATGCCATCGTTGATAATCAAGATTTAGTAAGTGCTCTTGAATTAGCCAAATTGATTCATCACGCATATCCAAACAAGCAAGTTCCGATTTTTGGTGATGCAAATCAATTACAAGATTTAACGAATGCAGAGTTATTAAATTACTATCAGGACGTTATCAAAAATGATTTTGTCTTGATTAATGTGGTTGGAAATGTTGACCCTAAGAGTTTTTCAGAATTAATGAAAAAAGAATTTAATAAGCGTCTGCTTGTCCAAGAACGTAATGATTTAAAAATTGAATTTGAAAACTTTGATGATTTAGTTAAAAATCCAGCTAATAGGTCAGATTCAAAAAAGGTTAATCAAAGTAGATTAGCAATGGCGTATGTTTCTGAAAAATTAGAAAAAGGATATAGTCATTTGGCACCTCAAGCGATGAACTTGATTTTTGGTGGGGATGATCAATCACAACTTTTCCAACAAGTTCGTGAGAAAAACAGTCTGGCTTATTCAGTTTCCAGTACTTACCAGCCCAATAATCATCTAATGATAGTTACAGCTGGTCTCGACGGCGATGCTATGGACAAAGCCATTAGTTTAATTGATGATCAACTTAAATTTATCAAAGATGGTAAGTTTACTGATGAACAAGTTGAGCATGCAAAAAAAGTTTTATTCACGCGCAGAGAAATTAGTTCAGATAGTATTCAACATTACATTATGCGTAGTATTTGGGAATGTGTTTATCCTAAAGCAATGATGGGTGACGAAGAATATAAGCAAGAGCTAGCAAGAATCGATCGAAAACATATTATTTCAGTGGCAAATAATATGCATTTAATTGCTCAATACAAATTGATGGGAGAATAG
- the yfmH gene encoding EF-P 5-aminopentanol modification-associated protein YfmH translates to MAEKLQQFIKTLPNGFKVTAVPLPGYKQTYSVAMANFGSVDTNLGHGKYLPAGIAHFIEHKLFAKPGYDVSEKFAQYGANSNAYTSYTKTAYLFQTLENPYDNLKVLLDLVEHPFFTEQNVASERGIINQEIQMYLDMPEWVLEQRILGQLYPNDPIASDIAGSSESLQEINKNNLLATYQKSYRPSNMDLVIVGDVDFNKVMDIAEQVPFDDNQVNTEISDNQPEKIGPGGQESMKISQSRSAFGIRIDTKLTGYDLVKYQYILNMIMETLIGESSDNYQTMTNKNLIDDSFSYNVVAENAYCFIIISGTTNYPEEFQKYLRNYFINNDLKEILTNEKFERIRRDAIGAYLFAQNSPDAIANQIAELQFYDVDYLQLVQLLNSITLDEVLAASKVIFDENNFTYYNLIADGK, encoded by the coding sequence ATGGCAGAAAAACTACAACAGTTTATTAAGACACTTCCAAATGGTTTCAAAGTAACTGCAGTTCCACTACCTGGTTATAAACAAACTTATAGTGTAGCTATGGCTAACTTCGGATCAGTTGATACAAATCTTGGCCATGGCAAATATTTGCCTGCTGGAATTGCTCACTTTATTGAGCACAAGTTATTTGCGAAGCCTGGTTACGATGTTTCCGAAAAATTTGCTCAGTATGGTGCCAATTCGAATGCCTATACGAGCTATACCAAGACTGCCTACTTGTTCCAAACATTGGAGAATCCCTACGATAATCTAAAAGTTCTGCTAGATTTAGTAGAGCATCCATTTTTTACAGAGCAAAATGTTGCTTCTGAACGTGGAATTATTAATCAAGAAATTCAAATGTATTTAGATATGCCGGAATGGGTTCTCGAACAAAGAATCTTGGGGCAATTGTATCCCAATGATCCGATTGCGTCTGACATTGCTGGATCTTCTGAGTCGTTGCAAGAGATCAATAAGAATAATTTGTTGGCAACTTATCAGAAGAGTTATCGTCCTAGCAACATGGATTTAGTTATTGTTGGGGATGTTGATTTTAATAAAGTAATGGATATTGCTGAACAAGTTCCTTTCGATGACAATCAAGTTAACACCGAGATCAGTGACAATCAGCCTGAAAAAATTGGTCCTGGTGGTCAAGAGTCAATGAAAATAAGTCAAAGCCGTTCTGCATTTGGTATTAGAATTGATACCAAATTAACAGGTTATGACTTGGTTAAATATCAATATATTTTAAATATGATCATGGAAACATTAATTGGTGAATCTTCAGATAATTATCAAACAATGACTAACAAAAATTTAATTGATGACAGTTTTTCATATAATGTTGTTGCAGAAAATGCCTATTGCTTTATCATTATTAGTGGTACGACAAATTATCCAGAAGAATTTCAAAAATATTTACGTAATTATTTTATTAACAATGATTTAAAAGAAATTCTTACTAATGAAAAATTTGAACGTATTAGACGAGATGCAATTGGAGCATATTTATTTGCTCAAAATTCACCTGATGCAATCGCCAATCAGATTGCCGAATTGCAATTTTATGATGTTGACTATTTACAACTAGTTCAATTGCTAAATTCAATTACTTTGGATGAAGTACTTGCAGCCTCGAAAGTTATTTTTGATGAAAATAATTTTACTTACTATAATTTGATTGCAGATGGAAAATAA